A section of the Terriglobia bacterium genome encodes:
- a CDS encoding lysophospholipid acyltransferase family protein, translating into MDTPAPVAAPPDEEDAPRFTLRQRLSLWLVTWAGYLAIQLIGPTLRVTVSIEDGGPPEFFIRPAVYAFWHRCVFMATWWYRKREVAVMTSRSFDGEYIARIISKFGYRPVRGSSSRGAVAALIGMRKELDEGRTAAFTIDGPRGPKYVAKPGPVLLAQKSGLPIATVHFAPERAWVLQSWDEFIIPKPFSRVLLRVGNLIRVPPDADEAAQQRYHAEMQATLDRIRIYAEEHVSALRS; encoded by the coding sequence GTGGATACTCCCGCGCCCGTTGCGGCGCCTCCCGACGAGGAAGACGCACCCCGGTTCACGCTGCGCCAGCGCCTGTCGCTGTGGCTGGTGACGTGGGCGGGGTACCTGGCCATCCAGCTGATCGGGCCGACGCTGCGTGTCACGGTTTCGATCGAGGACGGCGGCCCGCCCGAGTTCTTCATCCGGCCCGCGGTCTATGCCTTCTGGCATCGCTGCGTGTTCATGGCCACCTGGTGGTACCGCAAGCGCGAGGTCGCGGTCATGACCAGCCGCAGCTTCGACGGCGAGTACATCGCGCGCATCATCTCGAAGTTCGGATACCGCCCGGTGCGCGGGTCGAGCTCGCGCGGGGCCGTGGCGGCGCTGATCGGCATGCGCAAGGAGCTCGACGAGGGACGCACCGCGGCCTTCACCATCGATGGACCGCGCGGACCGAAGTACGTCGCCAAGCCCGGGCCGGTGCTGCTGGCCCAAAAATCAGGCTTGCCCATCGCCACCGTCCACTTCGCGCCGGAGCGCGCCTGGGTCCTGCAAAGCTGGGACGAATTCATAATCCCCAAGCCGTTCTCGCGCGTGCTGCTGCGCGTGGGCAATCTGATCCGCGTTCCGCCCGATGCCGATGAAGCAGCCCAGCAGCGCTATCACGCCGAGATGCAGGCGACGCTCGACCGCATCCGCATCTATGCCGAAGAGCACGTCTCAGCCCTGCGCAGCTGA